From a region of the Paenibacillus lutimineralis genome:
- the gndA gene encoding NADP-dependent phosphogluconate dehydrogenase — MSKQQIGVIGLAVMGKNLALNIESRGFTVSVFNRSPQKTHDLLENEGKGKNLVGTFSIEEFVQSLETPRKILIMVQAGAATDATIESLLPHLDQGDIIIDGGNAYFPDTQRRSKDLEAKGFRFIGTGVSGGEEGALKGPSIMPGGPESAYKLVEPILTAISAKVNGDPCCTYIGPDGAGHYVKMVHNGIEYGDMQLIGEAYHLLKDVLGTDAKELHEIFSEWNKGELDSYLIEITADIFSQYDEETGKPMVDVILDAAGQKGTGKWTSQSALDLGVPLSMITESVFSRFLSAMKEERVAASKILNGPAKKEFKGDKQEFIENVRKALFASKIVSYAQGFAQMRSASDEYGWDLKYGNIAMIFRGGCIIRSQFLQNIKDAYDRDAALKNLLLDPYFKNIVESYQDAWRKVIAAAVENGIPVPGFSSALAYYDSYRTDRLPANLLQAQRDYFGAHTFKRVDKEGVFHHQWF; from the coding sequence ATGTCAAAACAACAAATTGGCGTTATTGGCCTTGCCGTTATGGGCAAGAATTTAGCCCTGAATATTGAAAGCAGAGGTTTTACCGTATCGGTGTTTAACCGTTCTCCGCAAAAAACTCATGATTTGCTCGAAAATGAAGGCAAAGGCAAAAACCTTGTCGGCACCTTCTCCATTGAAGAGTTCGTTCAATCTCTTGAAACTCCACGTAAAATTTTAATTATGGTACAAGCCGGTGCAGCTACTGACGCAACGATTGAGAGCTTGCTTCCTCATCTGGATCAAGGTGATATTATTATCGATGGCGGCAATGCTTACTTCCCGGATACTCAGCGTCGCAGCAAAGACCTCGAAGCCAAAGGATTCCGCTTCATCGGTACTGGCGTATCCGGCGGGGAAGAGGGCGCGCTTAAGGGGCCTTCCATTATGCCAGGCGGACCGGAAAGTGCTTATAAACTTGTAGAACCTATTCTGACTGCAATTTCTGCAAAAGTAAACGGTGACCCATGCTGTACATATATTGGACCGGACGGCGCCGGGCACTATGTGAAGATGGTGCACAACGGTATCGAATACGGAGATATGCAGCTTATTGGCGAAGCTTATCATTTGCTGAAGGATGTCCTCGGCACGGATGCCAAGGAATTGCATGAAATTTTTAGCGAGTGGAACAAAGGTGAGCTCGACAGCTACCTGATCGAAATTACAGCTGACATCTTCTCACAATACGATGAAGAAACCGGAAAACCTATGGTTGACGTCATTCTTGACGCAGCTGGCCAGAAGGGTACTGGTAAATGGACAAGCCAAAGCGCACTCGATCTTGGAGTTCCATTGTCTATGATCACTGAATCCGTGTTCTCCCGCTTCTTGTCTGCGATGAAGGAAGAGCGCGTGGCTGCAAGCAAGATTCTGAACGGCCCGGCTAAGAAGGAATTCAAAGGCGACAAGCAAGAATTCATTGAAAATGTACGTAAAGCTCTGTTCGCCAGCAAAATCGTATCCTATGCTCAAGGATTTGCACAAATGCGTTCGGCTTCCGATGAGTATGGTTGGGATTTGAAATATGGCAATATCGCTATGATCTTCCGCGGTGGCTGCATCATCCGTTCGCAGTTCCTGCAAAATATCAAGGATGCTTATGATCGCGATGCTGCGCTTAAGAACTTACTGCTCGATCCTTACTTCAAGAACATCGTTGAGAGCTATCAAGATGCTTGGCGTAAAGTGATTGCCGCAGCAGTAGAGAACGGTATTCCAGTACCAGGCTTCTCTAGTGCCTTGGCTTACTACGACAGCTACCGTACAGATCGCTTGCCAGCGAACCTGCTTCAAGCGCAACGTGATTACTTCGGCGCTCACACCTTCAAGCGTGTAGACAAAGAAGGCGTATTCCATCATCAATGGTTCTAA
- a CDS encoding PQQ-binding-like beta-propeller repeat protein, which yields MTQQREELAMEWRQEGKRYAVDVNEFVRIGMESNWQQKQADPEEDKRHRLVGKVLKEIKAANETGNIAELRSQFPPATWPFSDIYQDKMQGVEPITIMLNGGILFQTSDSAQPQIYVADATSIEAFANIYSAGVSPDRKYVALADDKEIRVLAEPDCKLQGTVAARYKWAALQRQIKDILPQYESLADDEIPARSLIKMVPFENGQSLLLVSSGGTFLVEQEHVTLLHPDPATYGDDEDEEDRYIGDAMMHGAVSPDNRWIAFGGQCSEHLLLDTKERVIHEIAPVSSYPHYCTFSLDSREVWFNACHFYNGETIKVPIAELTDNAATVDKEWPSMDGDMRVYAAATVSNGQILGDAYGYLRLINSEGEEIWRYFVGSTISGLAVSADEALLAVGTYGGMLHFIDLQSGERDMYTIGNAPIQEMARWIIWKDEAPLRW from the coding sequence ATGACACAACAGCGAGAAGAGTTAGCGATGGAGTGGCGGCAGGAGGGTAAACGGTATGCTGTGGATGTGAATGAGTTTGTAAGGATTGGAATGGAGAGCAACTGGCAGCAGAAACAGGCGGATCCGGAAGAAGACAAGCGCCATCGACTGGTCGGCAAAGTACTGAAAGAAATCAAGGCAGCCAACGAGACTGGAAACATCGCGGAGCTGCGCTCCCAATTTCCACCTGCCACCTGGCCTTTTTCCGATATATATCAGGACAAAATGCAAGGCGTAGAGCCTATCACAATCATGCTTAATGGAGGCATCCTCTTCCAAACCAGCGATTCCGCGCAGCCGCAAATCTATGTAGCGGATGCGACTAGCATAGAGGCCTTTGCTAATATATACAGTGCAGGCGTCTCTCCTGATCGAAAATATGTAGCGCTGGCAGACGACAAAGAAATTCGTGTTCTAGCCGAGCCGGATTGTAAGCTCCAAGGTACTGTAGCCGCTCGTTATAAGTGGGCTGCGCTGCAGCGGCAAATAAAAGATATTTTACCTCAATACGAGTCACTCGCCGATGATGAAATACCTGCAAGAAGCCTTATAAAAATGGTTCCTTTCGAAAACGGACAGTCTCTCTTGCTCGTATCGAGCGGGGGAACCTTTCTTGTGGAGCAGGAGCATGTGACTCTACTCCACCCCGATCCGGCTACATATGGAGATGACGAGGACGAGGAAGACCGCTATATCGGTGATGCCATGATGCATGGGGCGGTATCGCCGGACAATCGCTGGATCGCCTTCGGCGGCCAGTGCAGTGAGCATTTGCTGCTCGATACCAAGGAACGGGTCATTCATGAGATCGCACCTGTATCCAGTTACCCGCATTATTGCACCTTCTCTCTGGATAGCCGGGAGGTCTGGTTCAATGCCTGCCATTTCTATAACGGGGAGACAATTAAAGTTCCAATCGCCGAGTTGACAGACAATGCAGCTACTGTTGACAAGGAATGGCCCAGCATGGATGGAGACATGCGAGTATACGCCGCGGCTACAGTATCGAATGGCCAAATTCTCGGCGATGCTTACGGTTACCTGCGCCTTATTAACAGCGAAGGTGAGGAGATTTGGCGCTATTTTGTCGGCAGTACGATTAGCGGTCTTGCCGTGTCGGCTGATGAAGCGCTGCTTGCCGTGGGAACGTACGGCGGTATGCTGCATTTTATTGATTTACAGAGCGGAGAAAGAGATATGTATACGATCGGCAATGCACCGATCCAGGAGATGGCCAGATGGATCATCTGGAAGGACGAGGCGCCGCTGCGCTGGTAG
- a CDS encoding MFS transporter: MKMTSKLVNKSLLTPTFVCLWIIMFLVEFVKGSLLVSVLPVYMGDVLKLSAFLIGLSFSLQYIGDNLFRSPAGWLVERLGFRMTMAVGLLITLGAVLILSFIKTVGFIVLGCALLGIGTAPLWPCVMMGISAVTKEKKNFGTAMGVIQISSLGGTGLGPIIINFLVSKSYTLVFWFLLACMVVVVIISLFLPGKGNKQVYAASRSEGQKGRLRALLQNIRHTLHHIRHNLKVSPFLYPALFLQTFAIGLLTPVITLYVRTELGLSPEAYSAMLIAGGGIAVAGLIPVGKLVDRYGTRLFLNVGFASAAISVCLFALTRSIPIVWILVILIGLSYSCILPTWDTMLSHLIPEREKGTVWGFFLTIQGFGMIIGPIVSGKLWDWLGPSAPFLASGCSMGLLFFVHLILSRPSYRLSTE; this comes from the coding sequence ATGAAAATGACATCAAAGCTTGTTAACAAATCGTTGTTAACTCCGACCTTTGTGTGTCTGTGGATCATTATGTTTCTGGTCGAGTTCGTCAAAGGTTCTTTGCTGGTATCGGTGCTGCCGGTCTATATGGGAGATGTGCTGAAGCTTAGCGCTTTCCTGATCGGACTTTCCTTCTCGCTCCAGTATATCGGGGACAACCTGTTTCGAAGCCCGGCGGGCTGGCTTGTAGAACGGCTCGGGTTCCGTATGACGATGGCGGTTGGACTATTGATCACACTAGGAGCGGTGCTGATCCTCAGCTTCATTAAGACCGTAGGATTTATTGTGCTTGGCTGCGCACTGCTTGGCATTGGAACGGCGCCTTTATGGCCCTGTGTAATGATGGGGATCTCCGCAGTGACGAAGGAGAAGAAAAACTTCGGCACAGCGATGGGAGTCATCCAGATTTCCAGTCTTGGTGGAACAGGGCTTGGGCCGATTATTATTAACTTTCTCGTCAGTAAGTCTTATACGCTGGTATTCTGGTTCTTACTTGCCTGCATGGTCGTTGTTGTGATCATCTCACTATTCTTGCCCGGTAAAGGAAATAAGCAGGTGTACGCCGCATCTAGAAGTGAGGGGCAGAAGGGCAGATTGCGCGCACTGCTGCAGAACATCCGTCATACGTTGCACCATATTCGGCATAATTTGAAGGTAAGTCCTTTTCTATACCCGGCGCTCTTCCTTCAGACATTTGCGATCGGGTTATTGACACCGGTTATAACTCTATATGTTAGAACAGAACTAGGGCTGTCACCTGAAGCCTACAGCGCCATGTTAATAGCTGGTGGGGGGATTGCTGTCGCTGGATTAATTCCGGTCGGTAAATTAGTAGATCGTTACGGGACAAGATTGTTTCTAAACGTCGGCTTTGCCTCGGCCGCTATCTCGGTCTGCCTATTTGCGCTTACCCGCTCAATTCCAATCGTGTGGATTCTAGTTATCCTGATCGGGCTTAGCTATTCCTGCATTCTGCCAACCTGGGATACGATGCTGTCGCATTTGATTCCGGAGAGGGAGAAGGGGACGGTCTGGGGATTCTTCTTGACGATCCAGGGCTTCGGTATGATTATCGGACCAATCGTCTCCGGGAAATTATGGGATTGGCTTGGTCCATCGGCCCCATTTCTGGCCAGTGGCTGTTCTATGGGCTTGCTGTTCTTCGTGCATCTCATCCTCTCCCGGCCAAGCTATCGTCTGAGTACCGAATAA
- a CDS encoding YktB family protein: protein MMTNFNGFTAQDFDVFTVPGLEGRMEAIIAQVRPKLEDLGQTLSTYLSALCGEEMYPHVAKHARRTVNPPIDTWVALASAKRGYKALPHFEVGLFSTHLFIIFAVIYESPNKLVFADFLDKHAAKVKKMVPEHFFWSMDHFNPVGTPHAEVNSTELKVMAERLKNVKKAEMMCGLRIERDDPILLDGEKLLAKIEETFATLQPLYKASF from the coding sequence ATGATGACGAATTTCAACGGTTTCACCGCGCAGGATTTCGATGTATTCACAGTACCTGGCCTAGAGGGCAGAATGGAAGCGATTATCGCTCAGGTCAGACCGAAGCTGGAGGATCTGGGCCAGACACTGTCCACCTATCTGTCCGCACTTTGCGGAGAGGAGATGTACCCCCATGTCGCCAAGCATGCTAGACGGACTGTCAATCCGCCAATTGATACCTGGGTGGCCCTGGCAAGCGCCAAACGCGGTTATAAGGCTTTGCCGCATTTCGAAGTAGGACTGTTCTCTACGCATCTGTTCATTATTTTTGCGGTTATTTATGAGAGCCCAAACAAGCTTGTATTCGCCGATTTCCTGGACAAGCATGCGGCCAAAGTGAAGAAGATGGTACCTGAGCATTTCTTTTGGTCCATGGATCACTTCAATCCGGTTGGAACCCCACATGCAGAAGTCAATTCCACTGAATTAAAGGTGATGGCTGAGCGGCTCAAAAACGTCAAGAAGGCGGAAATGATGTGCGGTTTGCGAATTGAGCGCGATGACCCCATTCTGCTCGATGGCGAAAAGCTGCTTGCTAAGATCGAAGAGACTTTTGCAACCCTGCAGCCTCTGTACAAAGCCTCTTTTTAA
- the ytxJ gene encoding bacillithiol system redox-active protein YtxJ: MYNLLRITSIEDLHSALQQSTSQPLLLFKHSTRCPISSGAHREFTAYLNAAPNEGVIYGLIYVIEDREVSNAAAELLGVKHESPQAILVKNGQAVWNTSHSQITSGALQGILG, translated from the coding sequence ATGTATAATTTGCTAAGAATAACATCCATAGAAGACCTTCATAGCGCTTTGCAGCAATCCACTAGTCAACCGCTTTTGTTGTTCAAACACAGTACTCGTTGCCCAATCAGTTCCGGGGCGCATCGAGAGTTTACAGCATATTTGAATGCGGCTCCCAATGAGGGAGTTATATATGGTTTGATTTATGTGATTGAAGATCGAGAGGTATCTAATGCTGCTGCCGAGTTGCTTGGCGTGAAGCATGAATCCCCTCAGGCAATACTCGTCAAGAATGGGCAAGCAGTATGGAATACTTCCCATTCACAGATTACTTCCGGAGCTCTACAAGGAATTCTGGGATAA
- a CDS encoding CoA-binding protein, with protein MAFENPSREKIKEILEKAGNIAIVGLSDKPDRTSHMIAEALQSNGYRIIPVNPVVSGEILGEKVYPSLKDIPEPIDIVDVFRRSEYTPEIAKEAVEIGANVLWLQQGIINEEAADTAVKGGLTVIMDRCIKVEDSLLIGKRHG; from the coding sequence ATGGCATTTGAAAATCCAAGCAGAGAGAAAATCAAAGAAATTCTAGAGAAGGCCGGAAATATTGCGATTGTCGGTTTGTCTGATAAGCCGGATCGTACTTCTCATATGATTGCTGAGGCATTGCAGAGCAATGGATACCGGATTATCCCGGTCAACCCTGTCGTCTCGGGTGAAATTCTCGGCGAGAAGGTCTATCCATCGCTTAAGGATATTCCTGAGCCTATAGACATTGTTGATGTCTTCCGCCGCAGCGAATATACACCTGAGATCGCCAAGGAGGCGGTTGAGATCGGCGCTAACGTATTGTGGCTGCAGCAGGGCATCATTAACGAGGAAGCGGCTGACACCGCCGTTAAAGGCGGGCTCACCGTCATTATGGACCGCTGTATTAAGGTGGAGGACAGCCTCCTGATCGGCAAACGCCACGGTTAA
- the aroA gene encoding 3-phosphoshikimate 1-carboxyvinyltransferase, with translation MDVIVRPTPELRGEIGALSSKNYTTRYLLVAALAEGTSTIYYPAHSEDSDAMRRCIADLGAVLEEDEEKIVITGFGRHPKDIKELNVGNAGAVLRFLLAIAALSPDITFVNTYPDSLGKRPHDDLIESLQSMGVEIEHRDGKLPITVRGGAPKGGKIRVSGAVSSQFLSALLFLTPLLEEDSEIEVVNDLKSKVVIGQTLEVLEQAEIVIHASEDLMNYKVPGRQSYQARDYTVQGDYPGSAAILAAAAVTNSDVKVHRLMEQSKQGERAIVDVLRMMEVPLTHENGVVHVLGNGHLKPIEFDGDAATDAVLAMVAAAVFADGTSRFYNVENLRYKECDRITDYLNELRKAGADVEERQAEIIVHGRPGELPGGVTINAHYDHRVIMALTVVGLRCQQPLVIKDAHHVAKSYPGFFDHITALGGNVEWVENGTL, from the coding sequence ATGGATGTTATCGTTAGACCAACGCCTGAGTTAAGGGGAGAGATCGGAGCGTTATCGTCAAAGAATTATACAACACGTTATTTGTTGGTTGCCGCGCTGGCTGAGGGTACAAGCACGATTTATTATCCAGCCCACAGCGAGGACAGCGATGCGATGCGTCGTTGTATTGCTGATCTTGGCGCTGTATTGGAAGAGGATGAAGAGAAAATCGTCATCACAGGCTTCGGGCGGCATCCGAAGGATATCAAGGAATTGAACGTAGGCAATGCAGGCGCTGTGCTGCGCTTTCTATTAGCGATTGCGGCCCTGTCCCCGGATATTACCTTTGTGAATACGTATCCTGATTCATTGGGCAAGCGTCCGCATGATGACTTGATCGAATCATTGCAGAGCATGGGTGTTGAAATCGAGCATCGGGATGGCAAGCTCCCAATTACTGTTCGTGGCGGTGCACCGAAGGGCGGCAAGATAAGAGTATCCGGTGCGGTCAGTTCGCAGTTCCTTAGCGCTCTACTGTTCCTCACACCATTGCTTGAAGAGGACAGTGAGATTGAGGTTGTCAATGATCTGAAATCGAAGGTCGTTATCGGACAAACGCTAGAGGTGCTGGAACAGGCGGAAATTGTCATCCATGCCAGCGAGGATTTGATGAATTATAAAGTGCCTGGTCGTCAATCCTACCAAGCGAGGGATTATACGGTGCAGGGAGACTATCCAGGCTCAGCAGCAATTCTGGCTGCTGCGGCTGTGACGAATTCAGATGTGAAGGTGCATCGTCTGATGGAACAGAGCAAGCAAGGCGAGCGGGCAATCGTTGACGTACTGCGCATGATGGAAGTTCCACTAACCCATGAGAACGGAGTCGTTCACGTCCTCGGCAATGGTCACTTGAAGCCAATTGAGTTCGATGGCGATGCAGCGACAGATGCCGTACTCGCTATGGTAGCTGCTGCGGTCTTCGCCGATGGCACATCCCGTTTTTATAATGTAGAGAATTTGCGGTACAAGGAGTGCGACCGCATTACTGATTACTTGAACGAGCTCCGCAAAGCCGGTGCCGATGTCGAAGAGCGCCAGGCGGAGATCATCGTGCACGGTCGTCCAGGTGAGTTGCCAGGCGGCGTCACAATCAATGCGCATTACGATCATCGGGTTATCATGGCTCTAACTGTTGTAGGTCTTCGTTGCCAGCAGCCGCTAGTCATCAAGGATGCGCATCATGTCGCCAAATCGTATCCAGGATTCTTCGACCATATTACTGCACTTGGGGGTAATGTGGAGTGGGTTGAAAACGGGACTTTGTGA
- the ptsP gene encoding phosphoenolpyruvate--protein phosphotransferase — MIQGIGAAAGVAIGKAFVLPTWEWDVPDRRMESVDLAKEFERLYEGIRTSKTEIEFMKNEIKETVGVAESNIFDAHIAILEDPVFMSEIRGIIERQYKAAEVAVKEAIDHFVTMFDLLDDEYMKERALDIKDVGNRLLKHLLGTPDITLPSDTQPYILVARELSPSQLVHLNPQRVLGMVTIAGGKTSHSAIMARALGIPLVSGLEDSLTEIFKTGDLLVIDGDEGAIFLNPDHVIIDQYTAIAERQRRRKEQLQLLATVDPVTKDNVRMKLAGNISSVKDLELTFKYGAEGVGLFRTEFLYMDRLGFPSEEEQFEVYRQIAERMGEHSVVIRTLDIGGDKQLEYFTIPEEENPVLGFRAIRISLDNKEIFKTQLMAILRASAYGNVKILYPMISSLEEVRKAKEILQEAKQELTARGIAYDDNVPIGAMIEVPAAVAIADLLAQEVDFFSIGTNDLVQYVLAVDRMNEKIAHMYHPFHPAVLRMLRQTVIAAKEAGIPISVCGELASDERALPIWLYLGVSNLSMSSQSLLRVKHRILNIYASESRELGAHCYRLSTSTEVEAELVRYLGTEVR; from the coding sequence ATGATACAAGGTATTGGTGCAGCGGCTGGTGTTGCTATCGGCAAGGCATTTGTGCTGCCCACCTGGGAATGGGATGTTCCGGATCGGCGAATGGAAAGTGTGGATTTGGCCAAGGAGTTCGAAAGGCTGTATGAAGGCATTAGAACGTCCAAGACTGAAATCGAGTTCATGAAGAACGAGATTAAAGAGACGGTTGGAGTAGCAGAATCTAACATTTTTGATGCACATATCGCCATACTGGAAGATCCTGTTTTTATGAGTGAAATTCGCGGGATTATAGAGCGTCAATACAAAGCGGCCGAAGTGGCTGTTAAAGAGGCGATTGATCATTTTGTAACGATGTTTGATCTGTTGGATGATGAGTATATGAAGGAGCGGGCGCTTGATATTAAGGATGTTGGTAACCGATTGCTTAAGCATTTGCTCGGAACCCCAGATATTACACTGCCTTCCGATACACAGCCCTATATCCTGGTAGCCCGGGAATTGTCCCCCTCACAGCTTGTCCATTTGAATCCACAGCGTGTGCTGGGGATGGTAACGATAGCTGGGGGCAAGACTTCGCATTCGGCAATTATGGCACGAGCGCTTGGAATTCCACTCGTCTCAGGCCTGGAGGATTCCTTGACAGAGATATTTAAGACAGGCGATCTTCTGGTGATTGACGGGGATGAAGGAGCTATTTTCCTGAACCCGGATCATGTCATTATCGATCAATATACAGCGATTGCCGAGAGACAGCGGCGGAGGAAGGAACAACTGCAGCTACTCGCTACGGTGGACCCTGTAACGAAGGATAATGTGCGGATGAAGCTGGCTGGCAATATTAGCTCGGTGAAGGATCTGGAGCTGACCTTCAAATATGGAGCGGAGGGAGTTGGGCTGTTCCGGACAGAATTTCTGTATATGGATCGGCTGGGCTTCCCAAGCGAAGAGGAGCAGTTTGAGGTCTACCGTCAGATCGCCGAGAGAATGGGAGAGCATTCGGTCGTGATCCGAACATTGGATATCGGCGGTGATAAGCAGCTGGAATACTTTACGATCCCTGAAGAAGAGAACCCAGTGCTGGGATTCCGGGCCATTCGTATAAGCCTTGATAATAAAGAAATTTTCAAAACGCAGTTAATGGCTATTCTGCGGGCAAGTGCTTACGGTAATGTTAAAATTCTCTATCCGATGATCTCCTCGCTGGAGGAGGTTCGCAAAGCGAAAGAAATTTTGCAGGAAGCCAAGCAAGAACTTACCGCTAGAGGAATTGCCTATGACGACAATGTACCGATCGGGGCGATGATTGAGGTCCCAGCAGCCGTAGCGATTGCAGATCTTCTGGCTCAGGAAGTAGATTTCTTCAGCATAGGCACGAATGATCTGGTCCAGTACGTGCTTGCTGTAGACCGGATGAATGAGAAGATTGCCCATATGTATCACCCTTTTCATCCGGCGGTACTACGTATGCTTCGACAGACCGTTATAGCGGCGAAGGAAGCGGGAATTCCGATCAGTGTATGCGGCGAGCTGGCCAGCGATGAGAGGGCACTTCCGATTTGGCTCTATCTCGGGGTAAGCAACCTGAGCATGTCGTCGCAATCCCTTCTTCGCGTCAAGCACCGGATACTGAATATTTACGCTAGTGAGAGTCGTGAATTAGGCGCCCATTGCTACCGTCTATCGACGAGCACTGAGGTGGAAGCGGAACTGGTTCGTTACTTAGGAACCGAAGTACGTTAA
- a CDS encoding type 1 glutamine amidotransferase domain-containing protein, translating to MLRLTGKKVIALVDEEFEDLELWYPIYRVREEGAEVHLVGPEKGKIYIGKYGVPAEAEFSFEEISANQYDGILVPGGWAPDKLRRYPKVLEMIRQLHAAQKPIGQICHAGWVLISAGILKGVTVTSTPGIRDDMENAGAIWKDEPVVVDGHIISARRPPDLPPYGKAYVDALAAK from the coding sequence ATATTGAGACTAACTGGAAAAAAAGTGATCGCGTTGGTAGATGAGGAGTTCGAGGATTTGGAGCTATGGTATCCGATTTACCGCGTCCGCGAAGAGGGGGCCGAAGTTCATCTCGTCGGCCCGGAGAAAGGCAAAATATACATCGGCAAATATGGGGTTCCTGCAGAAGCTGAATTCTCCTTTGAGGAAATCTCTGCAAATCAATATGATGGCATTCTTGTACCCGGAGGCTGGGCTCCTGACAAGCTCCGCCGCTATCCCAAGGTACTGGAGATGATCCGCCAGCTGCATGCGGCCCAGAAACCGATCGGACAGATCTGCCACGCCGGTTGGGTACTGATCTCAGCCGGAATTCTGAAAGGCGTCACGGTCACCTCAACGCCAGGCATTCGCGACGACATGGAGAATGCCGGGGCGATTTGGAAGGATGAGCCCGTCGTTGTCGATGGACATATCATCTCTGCACGCCGTCCACCGGATTTGCCGCCTTACGGCAAAGCTTATGTCGACGCACTTGCAGCTAAATAA
- a CDS encoding shikimate kinase, which produces MLSSHKDNIILVGMMGTGKSTVGAHLADKLGYRLIDLDQQIVQQAGCSIPEIFAEKGEAYFRDLESDVLDRVLQEGGIVLATGGGAVLRESNCKCMLGHGQVVALAATVEEILSRVGEDKNRPLLAGGAKQRIETLLDERKHAYLFAHHHVNTTGKSVEQVSDEILMLCRG; this is translated from the coding sequence ATGTTGAGTAGTCATAAGGATAATATTATACTTGTCGGCATGATGGGGACTGGTAAATCAACAGTAGGGGCGCATTTGGCTGATAAGCTTGGCTACCGTCTGATTGATCTTGACCAGCAGATCGTGCAGCAGGCCGGCTGCTCTATTCCGGAGATCTTCGCTGAGAAGGGTGAAGCTTATTTCCGCGATCTAGAGTCGGATGTGCTTGATCGGGTCCTGCAAGAGGGTGGTATCGTTCTGGCCACCGGTGGAGGGGCTGTGCTGCGGGAGAGCAATTGCAAGTGCATGCTCGGGCATGGACAAGTTGTGGCCCTTGCTGCGACAGTAGAGGAGATTCTAAGCCGTGTTGGCGAAGATAAGAATCGACCCTTACTGGCCGGGGGCGCGAAGCAGCGGATAGAGACCTTGCTGGATGAACGAAAGCACGCTTATTTGTTCGCACATCATCATGTGAATACGACAGGTAAGAGTGTTGAACAAGTGTCAGATGAAATTTTAATGCTTTGCCGCGGTTAA